The sequence TGCTCAGCTTTTGCCTTGGGGGCGGTGTTTTTCACCGTCGCCTTTGGTGCGGCTTTGGGAGCGGCTTTTGCCTTCACGTTGGTTTTGGCTGTTGATTTTTTCTGTTGCATTTGTTCTCCTCTAACGGTCCTTGGCACCGGTTATGGCAAAATCCGGGCAAAGGCGGTCACAGGTTTCGCAGTGGATACATTTTTCCGGATGGGCTACGTAGGGCGAACCATCCGCCCGACGCCCCAAACAGCCTGTGGGGCAAAAGGCGACGCAGATGCCGCACTTTTTGCACCAGTTATAATAGATTAGAACGGGAGAATCATCGTCGCCGGGGGCTTTGACGTCGGTGATTTCCACCTCCATCTTTTCCAGCGCGTCTTCTTCCCTGATGATCATGCCCATGCGGTCTTTTTCGACTTTGTTAGGCATTCGTCCTCCAGCTTTATCTTTCATTTATCTTGTTCCTCATGGTTTATTTAGCGTTTTGCGAGCGCGTCTTTATAGAATGTGCCGAGGCGTTTGCAGCCTTCATAGTTGTTTTCTTCGGATTCGTAGGAGAAATTCAGGCGCATGGTGTTTTGTCCACCGCCATCGCAGAAGAAGGATGTTCCGGCAACGTAGGCAACGTTTTGCTGTTTGATGCAATCCATCAGCAGGGCGTTCGTATCGATGCCTTCAGGGCCGTATGCCATCAGGAAGAGGCCGCCTTCGGGCTTGATCCAGGTGAATTCCTCGGGCATGAATTCCTGCAGGGCGTCCAGCATCACTTTTTGCTTGGATTTATACATGGCACGGATTTGGTTCAGTTTGGGATCCAGGAAGCCTTGTTCGATGTAGCGGGCTGCCAGGCGCTGGGTGAAGGGCGGGGTGCAGAGGTCTGTGGCCTGCTTTGCCACCACGATTTTATCCAGAATATCCGGATGTCCAAGCACCCATCCGATGCGGAAGCCGGGGCAGAAGATCTTTGAGAAGGTACCCAGAAGGATGACCTGCCCGCTGCCGTCAAGTTCGTAAAGGGTGGGTTGATCCTGGCCTTCATAGCGCAGCTCGCGGTAGGGGCTGTCTTCCAGAATTAAAATGTCATAGCGATGGGCGATGTCGATGATTTCACGACGACGTTTTTCGCTCATGGTCATGCCGGCGGGGTTTTGGAAATCCGGAATCACATAGATGAATTTGGGTTTTTTGCCGCGGGCGATGGCTTCCTGGATTTTGGCTTCCATCACTTCAGGGATTTCACCCTCATCATCCATGGGAATTCCAATCATGTCCGCGCCG comes from Candidatus Cloacimonadota bacterium and encodes:
- a CDS encoding 4Fe-4S binding protein, whose amino-acid sequence is MPNKVEKDRMGMIIREEDALEKMEVEITDVKAPGDDDSPVLIYYNWCKKCGICVAFCPTGCLGRRADGSPYVAHPEKCIHCETCDRLCPDFAITGAKDR
- a CDS encoding PLP-dependent aminotransferase family protein gives rise to the protein MITDLQSILSTNVRGMKRSAIRELLKYLGQPGLISFSGGFPAPATFPVEELKGIIAEVMENEAAFALQYGTTEGDPLLRELMVKRYQNAGLNVGMENIIITTASQQALDLIAKIFIDRGDTVVMGLPSYLGGISAFNSYGADMIGIPMDDEGEIPEVMEAKIQEAIARGKKPKFIYVIPDFQNPAGMTMSEKRRREIIDIAHRYDILILEDSPYRELRYEGQDQPTLYELDGSGQVILLGTFSKIFCPGFRIGWVLGHPDILDKIVVAKQATDLCTPPFTQRLAARYIEQGFLDPKLNQIRAMYKSKQKVMLDALQEFMPEEFTWIKPEGGLFLMAYGPEGIDTNALLMDCIKQQNVAYVAGTSFFCDGGGQNTMRLNFSYESEENNYEGCKRLGTFYKDALAKR